The nucleotide window GAAATCATAAATAAAATACCCTTCTTCAGCAACCTCTTCATGTAATTTTACTCCATATTCAGCATGAATTTCTGGCAACAACATTAAATCATGTTCATCTGCAATATTTTTTATTTTACTTAAATAATTCCAAGTTCCTGGCGTATTAAAAAAGTTGGTTTCACCTACTTGTTTATGCAAATATGCAAAAGCATCTAATCTTAAAATTTTACCTCCATAACTACTTACTTTCTCAAGTGTTTCTTGGTAAAACTCCCATATCAAATCAGATTTTGCATTAACATCCATTTGACCTAAAAAGGTAGAATTCATATAAATGTGATGCAAAACTTGTAATTTCTGATTTGCATACGTACCAAAATCAATCGTAGCTAAATCTTCTTCCTCATCAATAGCCTTATTAATTCTAGCACAAAGAGAACTTACATCAGCATTACTTTCCTCTAAAATAGATTCAAGTTTGCTTAGATTGATTTTATTTGAAGTGACTTTTTGATAAAAAGTGTTCCAATATGGTTTTACAGATTCATCAGGAAAAGGCACTTGCAAAACTGGCAAACCAGACTTTCTCATAAAAAGTTTATCTAGAAAAGCTTTATGGGGTATCATTATGCCATCATTACCCATTGTTGCATTACCTTCCCAAAAGTTATTCCAGTTGATGAAGAAATCTTTGTACTTAGATTGTTCTCCATTTTTAATTAAATCTTTAAACTGAGGAGAAGCCACTGATAAATGATTCAAAACAATATCAAATTTCAACTCAATATTTAAATCTTTTAATGCTTTTAAATCTGATTTTGAGACAAGCTCTTTATTTAAATTATAATCTATGATAGAGAACCCTCTATCTAAATCACTATTAAAAAAAGTTGGCAAAACATAAAATAAAGAAAATGCATTTTTAAATTCAGGTCTCTGAAACAGTTCTATTGTATCACTCAACTTAGACCCTATACTATCTGGATAAGCATTAAACATCACTCCATTAGAAATTGAATTATTGTTCATAAAATGATATTATTATTCTTCTAAATTAATTTCTTCTGGTAACCTACCCACATTTTGCAGTTTTAATGCAGCCAAATTCAATGCTATTTTTAAACATTTTTCTACTTCCATATTTTTTATGTAAGCATATAAAAAACCAGACCAGAAAGCATCCCCTGCACCTGTTGCATCTAAAACTTTGTCAATCTTAACTGCTGGCATTTCTATTAACTCTTTATTTCTTTGAGATAACTTTACTCCTTTACTTCCTAAAGTTAAACAGATTAAATCTACACCTGCCTTATGAAAATAACTAAAGATTTCATCATGAGGTAATACCTCTCCAAAAAATCTACGCATATCATCTTCACTAATTTTTAATAGAGGATTGTATTTACAATAAGCCTGAATTATTTCTATTGCTTCTTCTTTGTTATCCCATAACTTATTTGCAAAATTTAAATCGATACTTAATTTACATCCTAAATCATAAGCTTCTTTTGCCTTATTTATAATTGTTGTTTGTGCTGGCTTTTTGCTTAGAGCAAAACAAGTGGTATGATATATTTTAGTCTGCTCTAATACCTCTTTAGAAATTTGCGATTCTGTAATAACACAATCTGCTTCTCTAAAAGGTATAAAATCTGGAGTACCAGATGTTCTAGACACAAAAATGACACTTGTAGGCTTAGATTTAATGGTTTCTATGTAATCAGTTTTAACAGAAGCTGTATTTAATTTATCTAAAATATATTCTCCAAAACCATCTTTACCAACTGTAGAAATAAGGTAGGTATTTAAGCCTAATCTAGCAGTATTCATTGCAACATTAGTAGGTGAACCTCCCAAATATCTATGATAGTCTTTAGTTTCATTAATCTTTTTTTCTGATTGATGCCCAATAAAATCTATAAGCACTTCACCAACACACAAAATATCGATGGTTTTATACAAAGTAATATATCTTTAGTTTGGTCTAAAACTACAATACATTATTATTTAAGATATAATCTTATAGAAATAATCGACATTTAGAGTTACGAAAAGGTTTTAGTAAACCCAAAATTCAAGTAATATTCGTAAAAAGATATCAAAAGTTATTTTTTTCTATATTGTAATTCTAAATCAACTAAACCATTTTTAATGTTATCAATTATTACTTTTATAGGCTTTACTGCTCTAGTTGCTTTTATAGCTTGGTATGCTACAAGAAAAACAGACGAAACTACTGCTGATGGATATTATTTAGCAGGCAGAAGCCTTGGTGCTATAACAATTGCAGGTTCTTTGTTACTTACTAATTTGTCTGCAGAACAAATTGTTGGTTTAAATGGTGCAGCCTTTAAGGAAGGCTTAATGGTTATGGCTTGGGAAACTCTTGCTGCAATTGCAATAATATTTGCTGCCATCTTTTTGCTACCTAAGTATATGAAATCTGGTATTACAACTATTCCTGAATTTATAGAGACAAGATTTGATAAACAAACCAAAGGATTATTATCACTTTTATTTTTAATTGCTTACGCAATTGTATTGTTACCTACCATTTTATATTCTGGTTCTATTGCCTTTAGCACTATGTTTGATTTACCAACTGTTTTTGGCATTTCTGAGTGGAGTGTAATATGGATTTGTGTTTGGAGTATTGGAATTATCGGAATTATCTATGCTATTTATGGAGGCCTTAAAGCTGTTGCTGTATCTGATTTAATTAATGCAATAGGACTTTTAGTTGGTGGACTTTTAATACCCATTTTTGGATTATTATTAATTGGTGATGGAAGCATTGTTGATGGTTTAGAAACCTTATGGAACACAAATCCAGAAAAGTTTAACATGGAAGGTGCAGTAGATTCTTCAATTCCTTTTGGAACACTTTTTACAGGAATGATGTTAGCGCAAATTTATTATTGGGGAACAAACCAATCTATTTTGCAACGTGTTTTTGCTGCTAAAAGTTTAAAAGAGGGTCAAAAAGGAATGATGTTGGCTGCCTTAATAAAATTTATAATTCCCATTATTGTAGTAGTACCTGGTATTATTGCTTTTCATGTTTTTGGAAATGAATTAGGTAATCCAGACCAAGCTTATCCTGCATTAGTTAAAAAAGTGCTCCCAACTGCTTTTGTTGGTTTCTTTGCTGCTGTTTTGTTTGGTGCTGTGTTAAGTTCTTTTAATAGTTTATTAAATAGTAGTGCAACTTTGTTTGGCTTTGATCTTTACAAAATGTACTTTAAAAAAGATGCTACAGAACAAGAAACAGTAAAAGCTGGTAAGAGATTTGGTCTTTTGGTGGCTGCTATATCTATGACAATTGCGCCTTTTATAATTTATGCTCCAGATGGTTTGTTCAGTTATATACAACAGTCTTTAGGTAGTTTAAGCGTACCTATTTTAGCTGTGGTTGTAGTTGGTGTATTCTCTAAAAAAGTCCCTGCTATTGGTGCAAAAATCGTATTAACTTTGGGTGTTGGATTATACTTAGTAAGCCTTTTAATATTAGAACCCTTATTTAGAAATGCTGCTATAGAAGAAGCTATGGCTCAAAATATTACAGATGCTGCTCAATTAAGTATTATTAAAGCAGAAGCTTACCCTCATTATTTGCATGTTATGGGTATTTTATTCGTGTTTAATGTATTGGTAATGTTTATTACTAGTAAAATAAAACCTAAGAAGGATGCTTACATTCCAAAGGTTACAGATTCTCTAGATGTAACTCCTTGGAGATACACCATAGTTTTTGGAATAATAATTGCCATTCTTGTTTTAGGAACCTACATCATTTTCTAAATTAATATTTATGAAAAAAACATGGTGGAAAGAAGGTATCGTTTATCAAATTTACCCAAGATCTTATAAAGATATAACTGGAAATGGTATAGGTGATATTCTAGGAATTATAGAAAAATTAGATTATATAAAATCTTTAGGTGTAGATATTATTTGGCTATGTCCTGTTTATGAATCTCCTAATGATGATAATGGTTATGATATTTCAGATTATAGAAATATTTCTGATGAGTTTGGTGGTAATGCAGCTTTTGATTTACTCTTATCTGAAATGCATAAAAGAGGCCTAAAATTACTTATGGACTTGGTTTTAAATCATAGTTCAGATGAACATGAATGGTTTAAAGAATCTAGAAAATCTAAAGTTAATCCTTATCGTGATTATTATTTTTGGCAAGAAGCAAAAAATGGTAAAGCACCTAACAATTGGAAATCTTTTTTTAGTGGTTCAGTTTGGAAAAAAGACGAAATTACTGATGAGTACTTTTTACACTTATTTACAAAAAAACAGCCTGACTTAAATTGGGAAAACCCAAAAGTGAGAGAAGAAATTCACGATATTGTAGAGTTTTGGTGTAAAAAAGGTGTTGATGGTTTTAGAATGGATGTGATATCATTAATCTCTAAACAAACTGATTTTCCTGACAGTCATGTACCAAATGATTATGGAGAAACTATAAAAACATATTATGCCAATGGCCCAAAAATTCATCAATATTTGAATGAATTGAACCAAAAAGTATTGTCTAAATATGATATTATGACTGTTGGTGAAGGCCCAGGAATCGATTTAGAAACAGGTTTAGATTACGTTCATGAAGATAGAGATGAGTTAAATATGATTTTCCATTTTGGTCACATGTTTATCGATAATGGAATTGGAGGTAAATATGACCCTATTGAGGTTTCTTTACCTATGTTTAAAAAAGTCTTTAATGATTGGGATGACAAAATTTACCCAAAAGGTTGGGGAAGTATATTTTTAGGAAATCATGATTTTTCTAGAATGGTTTCACGATTTGGAAACACAGAAAAATATCATAATAAATCAGCAAAACTTTTAGCTCTCTTATTATTTACAATGAGAGGTACAGTTTATGTTTATCAAGGTGATGAAATTGGAATGACCAATGTTGCTTATCCTGATATTAGTTATTACAATGATGTAGAAACTTTAAATAGTTATAAGGAAGCTTTAGCACAAGGTAAAGATATGGATGCTTTTCTAAAACTAGTGCACATGCAAAGTAGAGATAATGCAAGAACACCTATGCAATGGAATTCTTCAAAAAATGCTGGATTTTCAGAAGCTAAACCTTGGTTAGAAGTAAATTCTAATTACAAAAGCATAAATGTAGAAGCACAAGAAAAAAATGAAGATTCTATTTTACATTTTTATAGAAAAATGAGTGCTTTTCGTAAAGCAAATAAAGTAATGGTTTATGGAAATTATAAGTGTTTAAATGAAGATGACCCTCATTTGTACTTCTATAAAAGGTATGATGATAAGGAAACCTATATTATTCTTTTAAACTTTTGTAACGATACTCAAAAAATTGATAATCAAACATTTGATATAAACAACACAACACTTTGTTTATCAAATTACGCTGATAATTCTAACGAATATCTAAATCCTTGGGAAGCTCAGGTTCGTAAATATCTATGAAATTAGTTATTTAGTTCTAGTTTTAAACATCAAATTAATTGTGATTAAAGCAACAATTACTGTTAGTAGTAATAGTGTTAAAAAACTTATTTTTAAATTAAAGGTGTTTGAGATATAACCCAAAACTACTGGCCCTAAAAGAAAGCCACCAAAACCAATACCTGATACCATAGAAATACCTACAGACGCTTTTACACCTTCTATTTTACCTGCTATTCTAAAAACTTCTGGTATTATTACTGAGAGGCCTAAACCAATTACTCCAAAACCTATAGAAGTAATTATAAAATTTGTGGTTAATACACAACAATAACCTAAAATTGCGAAAACACTACCCAAAAAAATTATTTTAATAGACCCAATTTTTGCGCTTATTCCATCACCAAAAAATCGTCCAATGGTCATCATTATAGAAAATACTAGAAAGCCAATACCTGATAAAGTAGTGTTCTTAATATTTACAATTTCTAACAAATAAATACTGCTCCAATGTTCTATTGCACCTTCACTGCTCATAATTACCAAAGCAATTAAAGCTACAGGAATAACAGGTTTTAGTACTTTAAATGAAAAGCTATTTCCTTCTTTCTTTTCTATAGATTCGTTGATATGAAAATAATTTTTAAATAATAATAAGTTAACTACAATTATGGCTGCTGCTATTAAAACCATATGATAAAAAGGAATTGATATTACTCCTATTAACAAACTACCTATAGAAGCACCTATTACACCACCTAAACTGAAAAAACCATGTGCAGAAGACATAATATTAATTGTATCTCTTTTCTCTATTTCAGAAACTAAAGCATTCATGGCTATATCTGTAACTCCAGAAAATATACCTACTATAAAAAGAGAAAAACATAGTGTTATATAACTATTAACAAAAACAGGTAAAGTAAAAGCTAAGGAGAAAATAACAATTCCTAAAAAAGTTAATTTACCAAGTCCTACTTTTTTTATTAATAAGGGTACTATTGGTAAAAAACTAATAATACCTAAGGCTACACAGAATAACGCAAATCCTATTTGGGCATCATTTAAGCCTAAATTAGCTTTTACATTAGGTATATAAAGCACCCAAGTACCAATCATTATATTTAGTGAACAGAAAACCCAAACTACTGAGAAATATCGTTTATTGGTTAGAATGAGTTTTAAAGAATTCATTGGTCTATTTATTAATTGTAATTGTTTTTTCGTTTATTCCTACCCCTTTTAGAGTTAGAGAATTCCAATTTTTAGGCAGTTTCACTTTCAACTCTTCAACTCCATTTTCTGTAATATCTAAACCTCCTAAACCAAATAAAACCGATTGTAACATACCTCCTGCTCCTGTAGCAAAATAAGGATTTGTACCTCCAGCAGTTTCTGCTAAAACACCAAAAGGAGCTAACTCATTTGGCTGATAACTTTTCTCAAACAAGCTATATGACTTTTTTATATCACCTAATCTAGCATACAACACAGATAAAATTGCATTACCCATTGCTGGGCCTGTTTTAGAAAGTTTAGGCTCATAATATTCTAAATCTTTTAAGATATTTTCTCTGTCAGTTACAACTTTTAAAGGATAAGAAAGCAAATTTACATCTGCTTGTTTTATAATAACTCCATCATAAGTAGCATTTTCTTTGGTTGTGCCATCAGCAAATTTTAAAATTGGAATGTTTTTAGCTACATGTCTCCAATCTTTATTTGGCTCTTTACCTAAAGCTTCAGCTGCTTTGGATGCATATTCTAAAACAGTTTTTACCATTCCATTTGTAAAGGCATTATTATCTATATTTTCTTCCCATTCATTTGCGCCAATTACATTTTTAATTTCATAATTGTTAGGTGCAGTTCTTTCTACTCTACTAATCCAAAAATCAGCAACTTCTTTTAAAACAGGATAACCTCTTGAGACCAACCATTCTTTATCTTTTGTTACTTGATAATATTTATAAAAAGCCCAACCTACAGTTGCTGTTATATGTTGTTGAAACGGACCTGTTAATGCCCAAACTGGAGTATCTTCAGAGCCATCTTCTGCAGATTCCCAAGGAAACATAGCACCATCATAACCATGTGCAAATGCATTGTCTTTAGCTGCTTGCAATCTTTCAAATCTATATTCTAATAGCGATTTTGCGATTTCTGGTTGTAAGACTAATAATGGAGGAAACATCCACAATTCTGTATCCCAAAAAACATGACCATTATAACCTAAACCAGATAAACCCATAGGTGATAAAGAATATGCAGTACCTTTTCTAGCAAAGCTATATAAGTGATATAATGCAGATCTTACTGCTTTCTGTGATCTTAAATCTCCGCTAATTTCAATATCGCTTTTCCATAATTCTTGCCAAGCTTTTTCATGCGCTTTTTCTAAACGATTTATTCCTTCTAATCTTGCAAAAATTGTTAACCTTTCTACTTCATTATGAGGATCATTATTATGCACAGATGACATGCTACTACCCACTAAAGCAAATCTATACGTTTCTCCTGCTTTTAATTTTTTCTTAAACTTCATTAAGTGCATATTATAATCCCAATCTTCATGAATAATTTTTGGTTCATTACCATGATTTTCTGGAAAAATAAAAGAAGTTGAAGTTGCTACCTTTTTTCTACCTGGACTGAAAGCCACAGAAGACATTAAAGGAATTAGCACATGAGGTCTATCTATTTCTGCATATAAATTTCTAACATCTTGTAAATGATCTGGAGCTGAAATAAAATTTATTGGCACTATTTCAACATCCTTTTTGGCTGTAATTTCAACAATACCCATAGAATTAAAGGGTAAATTTCTTAAAGACATCATCTCTTGTTTAACGCTAATTTTATCACCAACCTTAAAAGTAGTAATCAATTTAGCTGTTTGCATGTCTAAGGTTTGTTTATAGTCTGAAATTGTATTTTTTGAAATACGATTACCATCTACCTCTAAATGCATATTCATATGACTAAAAGTCTTAAGAATAT belongs to Polaribacter dokdonensis and includes:
- a CDS encoding alpha-amylase family glycosyl hydrolase produces the protein MNNNSISNGVMFNAYPDSIGSKLSDTIELFQRPEFKNAFSLFYVLPTFFNSDLDRGFSIIDYNLNKELVSKSDLKALKDLNIELKFDIVLNHLSVASPQFKDLIKNGEQSKYKDFFINWNNFWEGNATMGNDGIMIPHKAFLDKLFMRKSGLPVLQVPFPDESVKPYWNTFYQKVTSNKINLSKLESILEESNADVSSLCARINKAIDEEEDLATIDFGTYANQKLQVLHHIYMNSTFLGQMDVNAKSDLIWEFYQETLEKVSSYGGKILRLDAFAYLHKQVGETNFFNTPGTWNYLSKIKNIADEHDLMLLPEIHAEYGVKLHEEVAEEGYFIYDFFLPGLTIHTLESKNNSALLKWIHEIVDKKYKTVNMLGCHDGIPVLDLKGKEVNGAYNKGLLEDKEIENIMTTILNRGGRVKNLYDAEGNKISYYQVNATYFSALDENETKLLMARAIQMFMPGIPQIWYLDLFAGKNDYEAADKAGSGGHKEINRTNLSLEQINEGLQKEIVLKQLALIRFRNTCKAFSGKIKVNSSGSNKIDISWSFEDEEATLFIDLISSELKVHHKSKVGIKSSII
- a CDS encoding carbohydrate kinase family protein, whose protein sequence is MYKTIDILCVGEVLIDFIGHQSEKKINETKDYHRYLGGSPTNVAMNTARLGLNTYLISTVGKDGFGEYILDKLNTASVKTDYIETIKSKPTSVIFVSRTSGTPDFIPFREADCVITESQISKEVLEQTKIYHTTCFALSKKPAQTTIINKAKEAYDLGCKLSIDLNFANKLWDNKEEAIEIIQAYCKYNPLLKISEDDMRRFFGEVLPHDEIFSYFHKAGVDLICLTLGSKGVKLSQRNKELIEMPAVKIDKVLDATGAGDAFWSGFLYAYIKNMEVEKCLKIALNLAALKLQNVGRLPEEINLEE
- a CDS encoding solute:sodium symporter family transporter — protein: MLSIITFIGFTALVAFIAWYATRKTDETTADGYYLAGRSLGAITIAGSLLLTNLSAEQIVGLNGAAFKEGLMVMAWETLAAIAIIFAAIFLLPKYMKSGITTIPEFIETRFDKQTKGLLSLLFLIAYAIVLLPTILYSGSIAFSTMFDLPTVFGISEWSVIWICVWSIGIIGIIYAIYGGLKAVAVSDLINAIGLLVGGLLIPIFGLLLIGDGSIVDGLETLWNTNPEKFNMEGAVDSSIPFGTLFTGMMLAQIYYWGTNQSILQRVFAAKSLKEGQKGMMLAALIKFIIPIIVVVPGIIAFHVFGNELGNPDQAYPALVKKVLPTAFVGFFAAVLFGAVLSSFNSLLNSSATLFGFDLYKMYFKKDATEQETVKAGKRFGLLVAAISMTIAPFIIYAPDGLFSYIQQSLGSLSVPILAVVVVGVFSKKVPAIGAKIVLTLGVGLYLVSLLILEPLFRNAAIEEAMAQNITDAAQLSIIKAEAYPHYLHVMGILFVFNVLVMFITSKIKPKKDAYIPKVTDSLDVTPWRYTIVFGIIIAILVLGTYIIF
- a CDS encoding alpha-glucosidase codes for the protein MKKTWWKEGIVYQIYPRSYKDITGNGIGDILGIIEKLDYIKSLGVDIIWLCPVYESPNDDNGYDISDYRNISDEFGGNAAFDLLLSEMHKRGLKLLMDLVLNHSSDEHEWFKESRKSKVNPYRDYYFWQEAKNGKAPNNWKSFFSGSVWKKDEITDEYFLHLFTKKQPDLNWENPKVREEIHDIVEFWCKKGVDGFRMDVISLISKQTDFPDSHVPNDYGETIKTYYANGPKIHQYLNELNQKVLSKYDIMTVGEGPGIDLETGLDYVHEDRDELNMIFHFGHMFIDNGIGGKYDPIEVSLPMFKKVFNDWDDKIYPKGWGSIFLGNHDFSRMVSRFGNTEKYHNKSAKLLALLLFTMRGTVYVYQGDEIGMTNVAYPDISYYNDVETLNSYKEALAQGKDMDAFLKLVHMQSRDNARTPMQWNSSKNAGFSEAKPWLEVNSNYKSINVEAQEKNEDSILHFYRKMSAFRKANKVMVYGNYKCLNEDDPHLYFYKRYDDKETYIILLNFCNDTQKIDNQTFDINNTTLCLSNYADNSNEYLNPWEAQVRKYL
- a CDS encoding MFS transporter, whose translation is MNSLKLILTNKRYFSVVWVFCSLNIMIGTWVLYIPNVKANLGLNDAQIGFALFCVALGIISFLPIVPLLIKKVGLGKLTFLGIVIFSLAFTLPVFVNSYITLCFSLFIVGIFSGVTDIAMNALVSEIEKRDTINIMSSAHGFFSLGGVIGASIGSLLIGVISIPFYHMVLIAAAIIVVNLLLFKNYFHINESIEKKEGNSFSFKVLKPVIPVALIALVIMSSEGAIEHWSSIYLLEIVNIKNTTLSGIGFLVFSIMMTIGRFFGDGISAKIGSIKIIFLGSVFAILGYCCVLTTNFIITSIGFGVIGLGLSVIIPEVFRIAGKIEGVKASVGISMVSGIGFGGFLLGPVVLGYISNTFNLKISFLTLLLLTVIVALITINLMFKTRTK
- a CDS encoding glycoside hydrolase family 65 protein gives rise to the protein MKLKFYILSILCCSFLQSQDLDKSPWHIVGKNIDANNYYGITVANGMVGMVSSPEPLKVNEVILNGVYDYYQRGRVSNILKTFSHMNMHLEVDGNRISKNTISDYKQTLDMQTAKLITTFKVGDKISVKQEMMSLRNLPFNSMGIVEITAKKDVEIVPINFISAPDHLQDVRNLYAEIDRPHVLIPLMSSVAFSPGRKKVATSTSFIFPENHGNEPKIIHEDWDYNMHLMKFKKKLKAGETYRFALVGSSMSSVHNNDPHNEVERLTIFARLEGINRLEKAHEKAWQELWKSDIEISGDLRSQKAVRSALYHLYSFARKGTAYSLSPMGLSGLGYNGHVFWDTELWMFPPLLVLQPEIAKSLLEYRFERLQAAKDNAFAHGYDGAMFPWESAEDGSEDTPVWALTGPFQQHITATVGWAFYKYYQVTKDKEWLVSRGYPVLKEVADFWISRVERTAPNNYEIKNVIGANEWEENIDNNAFTNGMVKTVLEYASKAAEALGKEPNKDWRHVAKNIPILKFADGTTKENATYDGVIIKQADVNLLSYPLKVVTDRENILKDLEYYEPKLSKTGPAMGNAILSVLYARLGDIKKSYSLFEKSYQPNELAPFGVLAETAGGTNPYFATGAGGMLQSVLFGLGGLDITENGVEELKVKLPKNWNSLTLKGVGINEKTITINK